The genomic DNA GGCGGGATGTAGTTGATCACATCGAACTTTTCTTTACCGCCCGACAGCGTCTCAACGGTCATGTCCGCAGCGCTGATCGCATCCAAACCGCCCGTCGATGCGGCGGAACGCCACTCGATCAGGGAGTTGTCGGTGCCGAAACCGTACAGGTCTTTCCAAGCCTGCGTAAACAGGCCTTGCTTGGAGAACTTGTCCTTACGGTCGATGATCACGACTTTGGACTTCGGTTTGTGATGTTTCAGGTAACCCGCGATCAAGCTGGCGCGCTCATACGGCCCAGGCGGGCAGCGGAACGGGTTGGGCGGGGCGACGATACAGACCTTACCACCGTCCGGCATGGCTTCCAGTTGCTTGCGCAACAGCGCGGTCTGAGGACCGGCTTTCCACGCGTGGGTGATTTTGTCGAAATCGCCGACGCTGGCGAAACCATCAACTTTGAAGTCGATGCCCGGCGCAACCACGCAGTGGTCGTAACCGAACGTGGAGCCGCCTGCCGTGGTCACGGTTTTCTTGGCAGCGTCGATGCCGCTGACGGAATCCTTGACCACCTTGATGCCCATGGCGACCAGACCGTCGAAGGACTGTTCGATCTGGCTCAAGGTGCGCTCGCCGCCCAACACTTCGTTGGACATGAAGCAGGTGTGATAGCTGGCTTTCGGCTCGATGACGGTGACGTCGATGTCGGGGTTGCCGAGCTTCAGATAGCGCGCCGTGGTGGCGCCGGCGACACCGCCGCCGACAACGACGACTTTACCGGCCGCTGCCGCGTTGGCGAGGCTTGGCGCCGCAAGGGTGACACCCGTCGCAAGCGCGACGCCGCCAGTCGTTTTCAGAAAATTACGACGATTCATATTGCTCATTTTCCATTCCCTCCCTTACTTGCGGCTGGCATAGAACTGAAGCACGGCTTCAACGCCGTCAGCACCATGCTTTTCTTTAAGTTCGGCGAGGGTGCGTTTTTTCTTACGCTTTTCCTTGTCCGACATGTTCGGATTGTTGTCGATGCTGCGCATGCCGGATTCGAAATCCATCAGATTGTTGCGCAAGTACGGCAGCATTTGCCCGGCAAGAATGGGATAATCTTCGGCGGCATAGCCGTCCTTTTCATGACAGCTTTCACACAGATCCTTGATCAAAGCCTTGCCTTTGTCGGCCATCGCGCCATCCGTCTTTTGGTCGGCGACGCGGCCAAACGGCATGGATGAAAAGTGTCCGGCGATTTTATCGATTTCGGCGTCGGTGTAACCTTTCGCGATACGAGCCATGATGGTCGACGGACGGTTGGTGCCGTCACGATAGGCCTTCATGGATTCGGAAAGGTAAAACTTGTTCATGCCTGCAATGGTCGGCGCCGCGGGGCCCTGGCTGACGCCATCGGGGCCGTGACAACCGTTACAGGTATTGGCCAGCATGCTGGCATCCGCTTCGCTAGCCTGCGCACCGGACAGCCCCATGAGGCCAAACAGCGCACCCGCAGCGAGAACATAGGTCATTGATTTGCGCACAATGCGTCCTCCCACTCGTTATGTTTCGTCCCAAATCAATAACACACGAAAACAGGTGTGCGAAAGCAAAAAAAGCACAGTATATCAATGGCTTCTACATAATTACGAGGCGCATTTTACATTTTGAATCTCTAATCTTAATGGAGTATTTTTGATACTACACCTTCATTACGTTTTTCTTATTTTGCATCGCACCAAACCTTTAAATGTAACAACTTAGTGACATTGCCGACCGCTCACCCATAAGTTGTTATCAGTTGATAACCAGATGTATTGTTGCTCAAAAGTCTTGCAAACGAGGTGCAATTCACGGAATCTTGTGTAAAATCGACCAGAGACACCTGCACATTATTTTCAGCTATATTTTTTTACGGGTGTCATTACGAGGACTAGTCATCATGCGTCTCCTGCTTGCCATTCTCTTACCCTGGCTTCAGTTTTTCACCATTGGCCGTCCATTTGCCGGCATCATTTGCTTGATTCTGCAATTGACCCTGATCGGCTGGATCCCCGCCGCAATCTGGTCCGTCTATGCGTTGAGCCAGTACAAAACTGACAAGAAGATCGAAAAGGCCCTGGGCGGTTGATGTTTCGTCCCGCCGTTTTCAGTCACAATTGACCACCGCCACCGGACAGAACCATGGCCGTCACGCCCCGCAACGCCCCACGCATTCCCGTCGTAAAATTGCTGATCTGGTGCTTGGTCATCGGTTTGCTGCTGGCGATGTTCAATGTCTCGCCGGAAAGCGTTTACGCGTGGGCAGGCGAAACCGGTAAGGCGATTTTCAATTGGCTGTGGGAATTCGGTCAAAACATCGGCCCCTACATACTCATGGGTGCCATGCTTGTGTTGCCCATATGGGCCGTCTTCTATCTGTGGAATTGGTTTAAGAAAAACTGACAGTCTGTTGACTTTGCTAAATCATGCAGACATCAGGTTTTGCGGTCGACGCCAGTTCCTGAAGTGCTCGCGGATGTGCTGGGCCAGTTCGGCGGCGACTTCGTTCAAACCACTCACGGACGTATACAGGTTGATATAAAACACCGGCAGGGTCGGCAACCCGTCCGCTTCCCCCAAAACCGCGACGAATCCCGGAACGGTCGATTCCAAGATCGCCGTAACCGCCAAATCCGCCTGCACCATTGCAAAGGTCGCATCCATGGAACGCATCGCACTGGTGAGGCGCCAATCGCGGTTTATGGCCTCCAGCGCGCTGAGCATCGCGGGGCGGAACATACAGTTTTCATTGCACAACACCACCGGCATCGGACTTTGCGTATACGCGTTGCCGTTGGGTGCACCGATCCACACCAAATCGTTGCGCAACAAAGCCTCCGCCCCCTTCGGGGTGTGGGTTTCTGTGGTGAGGATGAGATCGAGTTCGCCTTTGCCCAGCGCAACTTTCAAATCACGCGAAGCCGCCAAATCCAACTCCACGCTGACTTTGGGATAGGCCTGGCTGAAACTTTTCAAAATCGGCGCGGCGAACGGCGACACGATGTCGTAAGGGATACCGAGACGCACCACACCGCTGAATTCCGGTGCGGTGATCAAGGAAAACACTTCGTCGTTCAAGGCGATCAGGCGCCCGGCGTGCAAAAACAACCGCTCACCATCCCGGGTCGCGACCAAACCTTGGCCGGAACGTTCAAACAGTTTCTTTTGTAGCAAGTCTTCCAGCCGCTTGATTTGCTGACTGACCGCGCCCTGCGTCACGTTGAGACGTTTTGCAGCCGCCGTCATCGAGCCGCTTTCCGCAACGGCGACAAACGCGCGCAACAAGGCAACGTCGATATTTCGGGTAAGGCCGCGAACTTCATTAGCATTCATAATAGGGATGATTATGAACATTCGTTTTACTAATAGCAAGTCCTCCGGCAACATCGTCTCATAGGAACTCAAAGTGACAACCCGATGAACTGGGAGATGCGACCATGACACACAATGCTCTTCACGCCTGCTGCAACGATGTGCATGCCCATGCACCTGCACATGTCGACGGACTTACCCACTCTGTGCCGTTTCAAGACCGCGTGGTCCGCACTCTCATTTTGTTTGCTGAATGGTGCAAGCGCGCCTATGCGCTGCATATGCAACGCCGCAGCTTAAGAAGTCTTAACGATCGACAATTGCGCGACATCGGACTGAAACGCACCGAAGCCTTGCGCGAAGCGGCGCGCCCGTTTTGGGACCAGCCTTAAGCTTAGGTTTCCGGGTTCCCCTGCGCTCTCCATGGTTTGTTTCCTCCGAAAGAGCGCAAAAAAAGCCGCCGGGATCGCACCCCCGGCGGCTTTTTAATGTTGGTTGCGTCGGACGTTAGCCGCGCTCAGACATCATGGCCCGCAAGATCGGGGTCAAAATCAGCTCCATGGCGAAGCCCATTTTACCGCCCGGCACCACGATGGTGTTGCGACGCGACATGAACGAGTGCGGAATCATCTGCAGCAAGTACGGAAAATCCACACCCGAAGGGAT from Magnetovibrio sp. includes the following:
- a CDS encoding FCSD flavin-binding domain-containing protein, yielding MSNMNRRNFLKTTGGVALATGVTLAAPSLANAAAAGKVVVVGGGVAGATTARYLKLGNPDIDVTVIEPKASYHTCFMSNEVLGGERTLSQIEQSFDGLVAMGIKVVKDSVSGIDAAKKTVTTAGGSTFGYDHCVVAPGIDFKVDGFASVGDFDKITHAWKAGPQTALLRKQLEAMPDGGKVCIVAPPNPFRCPPGPYERASLIAGYLKHHKPKSKVVIIDRKDKFSKQGLFTQAWKDLYGFGTDNSLIEWRSAASTGGLDAISAADMTVETLSGGKEKFDVINYIPPQKAGMIASAAGLTNDKGWCDVDKTTFESKVHKGIHVLGDASVATSMPKSGYSANSQGKVCAAAIISMLAGKAVGTPSYVNTCYSIAGTDYGFSVAAVYRYDAEKDVIAGVKGAGGLTPADASAEMRRREVEFAYSWYNNICKDTWG
- a CDS encoding c-type cytochrome, with protein sequence MRKSMTYVLAAGALFGLMGLSGAQASEADASMLANTCNGCHGPDGVSQGPAAPTIAGMNKFYLSESMKAYRDGTNRPSTIMARIAKGYTDAEIDKIAGHFSSMPFGRVADQKTDGAMADKGKALIKDLCESCHEKDGYAAEDYPILAGQMLPYLRNNLMDFESGMRSIDNNPNMSDKEKRKKKRTLAELKEKHGADGVEAVLQFYASRK
- a CDS encoding YqaE/Pmp3 family membrane protein translates to MRLLLAILLPWLQFFTIGRPFAGIICLILQLTLIGWIPAAIWSVYALSQYKTDKKIEKALGG
- a CDS encoding DUF6460 domain-containing protein, translated to MAVTPRNAPRIPVVKLLIWCLVIGLLLAMFNVSPESVYAWAGETGKAIFNWLWEFGQNIGPYILMGAMLVLPIWAVFYLWNWFKKN
- a CDS encoding LysR family transcriptional regulator, with product MNANEVRGLTRNIDVALLRAFVAVAESGSMTAAAKRLNVTQGAVSQQIKRLEDLLQKKLFERSGQGLVATRDGERLFLHAGRLIALNDEVFSLITAPEFSGVVRLGIPYDIVSPFAAPILKSFSQAYPKVSVELDLAASRDLKVALGKGELDLILTTETHTPKGAEALLRNDLVWIGAPNGNAYTQSPMPVVLCNENCMFRPAMLSALEAINRDWRLTSAMRSMDATFAMVQADLAVTAILESTVPGFVAVLGEADGLPTLPVFYINLYTSVSGLNEVAAELAQHIREHFRNWRRPQNLMSA
- a CDS encoding DUF1127 domain-containing protein yields the protein MTHNALHACCNDVHAHAPAHVDGLTHSVPFQDRVVRTLILFAEWCKRAYALHMQRRSLRSLNDRQLRDIGLKRTEALREAARPFWDQP